Proteins from one Arthrobacter sp. DNA4 genomic window:
- a CDS encoding NUDIX domain-containing protein: MPAPEYVLKLRKKIGNDPIWVPGVRGVVVDDAGRILLAQRADNGQWALVSGMLDPGEQPARGLIREIFEETAVVAEAERVVSVGAVGPVTYPNGDVCEFLDVVFLCRYVSGEARVNDDESLAVGWFGLDELPDLMPGHLTSIRQALAPSAAVHFEP, from the coding sequence ATGCCTGCACCCGAATACGTCCTGAAGCTGCGCAAGAAAATCGGCAACGATCCCATTTGGGTGCCCGGTGTGCGGGGCGTGGTGGTGGATGACGCCGGCCGGATCCTGCTGGCCCAGCGGGCAGACAACGGCCAGTGGGCTCTCGTCAGCGGCATGCTGGACCCCGGGGAGCAGCCGGCCCGCGGCCTGATCCGTGAGATTTTCGAGGAAACGGCTGTGGTGGCCGAGGCCGAGCGCGTGGTGTCAGTGGGCGCTGTGGGTCCGGTCACCTACCCCAACGGTGATGTCTGCGAGTTTTTGGACGTGGTGTTCCTGTGCCGCTACGTCTCCGGCGAGGCCAGGGTCAATGACGACGAATCCCTGGCCGTGGGCTGGTTCGGCCTGGACGAACTTCCCGACCTCATGCCCGGGCACCTCACCAGCATCCGCCAGGCGCTCGCACCCTCCGCAGCCGTCCACTTCGAGCCGTAG
- a CDS encoding class II fumarate hydratase: protein MTSTEEFRIEHDTMGEVRVPVNALYRAQTQRAVENFPISGKTLERTHIEALARVKKAAAQANAELGVLDGELAKAIADAADEVAAGKYDGDFPIDVFQTGSGTSSNMNTNEVLAELATRALKAAGSDKVVHPNDHVNASQSSNDVFPTSVHVAATSALINDLIPALGYLAESLERKAVEFKDVVKSGRTHLMDATPVTLGQEFGGYAAQVRYGIERINASLPRVAEVPLGGTAVGTGINTPAGFPERVIELLATDTGLPLTEARDHFEAQANRDGLIEASSQLRNIAISFMKINNDLRWMGSGPNTGLGEIAIPDLQPGSSIMPGKVNPVICEASIMVAAQVIGNDTAIAWSGTNGAFELNVGIPVMAANLLESIRLLANTSRVMADKMIDGITANVERARFLAEASPSIVTPLNKYIGYENAAKIAKTAVKEGLTIRQATEKLGFVGEGDGKVSEADLDKALDVTTMTAPAHKA, encoded by the coding sequence ATGACTTCCACTGAAGAGTTCCGCATTGAACATGACACGATGGGCGAAGTCCGCGTCCCCGTGAACGCACTGTACCGCGCGCAGACGCAGCGGGCAGTAGAGAATTTCCCCATCTCCGGCAAGACCCTGGAGCGCACCCACATCGAAGCGCTTGCCCGGGTCAAGAAGGCTGCCGCCCAGGCCAACGCAGAACTGGGCGTGCTCGACGGCGAGCTGGCCAAGGCGATTGCAGACGCTGCCGATGAGGTGGCTGCCGGCAAGTACGACGGCGACTTCCCGATCGACGTTTTCCAGACCGGCTCCGGCACGTCCTCGAACATGAACACCAACGAGGTCCTCGCAGAGCTGGCCACGCGTGCGCTGAAGGCCGCAGGCAGCGACAAGGTGGTCCACCCCAACGACCACGTCAACGCCTCCCAGTCCTCCAACGACGTGTTCCCCACGTCCGTGCACGTCGCTGCCACGTCCGCCCTGATCAACGACCTCATCCCCGCCCTGGGCTACCTGGCAGAGTCGCTGGAGCGCAAGGCCGTTGAGTTCAAGGACGTCGTAAAGTCCGGCCGCACCCACCTCATGGACGCCACCCCGGTCACCCTGGGCCAGGAGTTCGGCGGCTACGCCGCACAGGTCCGCTACGGCATCGAGCGCATCAATGCCTCACTCCCCCGCGTGGCTGAGGTTCCCCTCGGCGGCACCGCCGTGGGCACCGGCATCAACACCCCCGCAGGCTTCCCCGAACGCGTCATCGAGCTGCTGGCCACCGATACCGGCCTGCCGCTGACCGAGGCCCGCGACCACTTCGAGGCCCAGGCAAACCGCGACGGCCTGATCGAAGCGTCCAGCCAGCTGCGCAACATCGCCATCTCGTTCATGAAGATCAACAACGACCTCCGCTGGATGGGCTCCGGCCCCAACACGGGCCTGGGCGAGATCGCCATTCCGGACCTGCAGCCCGGCTCCTCCATCATGCCCGGCAAGGTCAACCCGGTTATCTGCGAGGCCTCCATCATGGTGGCCGCACAGGTCATCGGCAACGACACCGCCATCGCCTGGTCCGGCACCAACGGCGCCTTCGAACTGAACGTCGGCATCCCGGTCATGGCCGCCAACCTGCTGGAGTCCATCCGCCTGCTGGCCAACACCAGCCGCGTCATGGCGGACAAAATGATCGACGGCATAACCGCCAACGTGGAGCGCGCCCGCTTCCTGGCCGAGGCTTCCCCGTCCATCGTCACCCCGCTGAACAAGTACATCGGGTACGAGAACGCGGCTAAGATCGCCAAGACCGCCGTCAAGGAGGGCCTGACCATCCGCCAGGCCACCGAGAAGCTCGGCTTCGTCGGCGAGGGTGACGGCAAGGTCTCCGAGGCTGATCTCGACAAGGCCCTGGACGTCACCACCATGACGGCTCCGGCCCACAAGGCCTAA
- a CDS encoding isoprenyl transferase, with product MELPGFLYGYYERRLLKDLPRDRIPRHIGVMVDGNRRWAKQFNAPTAQGHQAGADKIHEFLGWCQELGVKVVTLYMLSTDNMNRSSEELDLLMGIIANTLDRLDEDANISVHAMGAPELLPDYLAERLNKLTARTPVREKIHVNVAVGYGGRREIVDAVRELLHDAVAKGTDISRLADDLCVDDISRYLYTRGQPDPDLVIRTSGEQRLSGFLMWQSAYSEFYFCEALWPAFRKVDFLRALRDYAGRQRRFGT from the coding sequence GTGGAGTTGCCCGGGTTCCTCTATGGCTATTACGAGCGCCGGCTGCTCAAGGACCTCCCGCGCGACCGCATTCCCCGGCACATTGGTGTGATGGTGGACGGAAACCGGCGCTGGGCCAAGCAATTCAATGCCCCCACCGCCCAGGGCCACCAGGCGGGTGCGGACAAGATCCACGAATTCCTGGGCTGGTGCCAGGAGCTCGGCGTCAAGGTGGTGACGCTGTACATGCTCTCCACGGACAACATGAACCGCTCCAGCGAGGAACTGGACCTCCTGATGGGGATCATCGCCAACACCCTGGACCGGCTGGACGAAGACGCGAACATCTCCGTGCATGCCATGGGTGCCCCGGAACTGCTTCCGGACTACCTGGCCGAGCGGCTGAACAAACTCACGGCCAGGACTCCTGTCCGGGAAAAGATCCATGTCAACGTGGCAGTGGGGTACGGGGGCCGCAGGGAGATCGTCGACGCCGTCCGTGAACTCCTGCATGACGCCGTCGCCAAGGGCACGGACATTTCCAGGCTCGCCGATGACCTGTGCGTCGATGACATTTCCCGGTACCTGTACACCCGGGGCCAGCCGGATCCGGACCTGGTGATCAGGACGTCGGGGGAGCAGCGCCTCTCCGGCTTCCTGATGTGGCAAAGCGCCTACAGCGAGTTCTACTTTTGCGAGGCCCTGTGGCCCGCCTTCCGCAAGGTTGACTTCCTCCGCGCCCTGCGGGACTACGCCGGGCGGCAGCGGCGCTTTGGCACCTGA
- a CDS encoding MDR family MFS transporter yields MSTAPTKAPAGPLLLTQKRIWIIFSALIAGMLLSSLDQTIVSTAMPTIVGKLGGVEHQAWITTAYLLATTIVMPIYGKFGDILGRRNLFLVAIALFTLASVGCAMATDFWGFVTFRAIQGLGGGGLMILSQAIIADIVPAKERGKYMGPLGAIFGLSAVAGPLLGGFFVDHLTWEWAFYINIPVGLAAFTIAWFALTLPNKKAEKRIDILGVVLLSAATTCLIFFTDFGGKKDEGWDSPLTWAFGAGLLVSATAFVLVERRAEDPIIPLRLFRNRIFINATAIGFTLGLGMFSAIAFVPTFLQMSSGTSAAESGLLMLPMMAGLMGTSIYSGIRISRTGKYKMFPILGAALTMAAMLWMTTLAASTPIWVICLQLFVFGAGLGLIMQVVVLVVQNSVPADQIGTATSTNNYFREVGAAMGVAVFGSIFTTRLSEALTNAFTGAGASAEQAGQSTRTLDPQALGQLPEQLRDAIVNAYADSLAPVFWYLLPFIAVALLLAITLKQIPLSDTAGMVARGEAVGGEEAERLAAGLHGTTAGDVEAGRGGGTVKDDDGELVSQGR; encoded by the coding sequence ATGAGTACCGCCCCCACCAAGGCGCCGGCAGGGCCCCTTCTGCTGACGCAAAAACGCATCTGGATCATCTTCTCCGCGCTGATCGCCGGAATGCTGCTCTCAAGCCTGGACCAGACCATCGTCTCCACGGCCATGCCCACCATTGTGGGCAAGCTTGGCGGCGTGGAGCACCAGGCCTGGATTACTACCGCCTACCTGCTGGCCACCACCATCGTCATGCCGATCTACGGTAAGTTCGGTGACATCCTTGGCCGCCGCAACCTCTTCCTGGTGGCCATCGCGCTCTTCACGCTCGCGTCGGTGGGCTGCGCAATGGCCACCGATTTCTGGGGCTTCGTCACCTTCCGCGCCATCCAGGGCCTGGGCGGCGGCGGCCTCATGATCCTCTCCCAGGCGATCATCGCCGACATTGTTCCCGCCAAGGAGCGCGGCAAGTACATGGGCCCGCTCGGCGCCATCTTCGGCCTATCCGCCGTGGCCGGCCCGCTGCTGGGCGGCTTTTTCGTGGACCACCTCACTTGGGAATGGGCGTTCTACATCAACATCCCGGTCGGCCTTGCCGCCTTCACCATCGCCTGGTTTGCCCTGACCCTGCCCAACAAGAAGGCCGAAAAACGGATCGACATCCTGGGCGTTGTGCTGCTGTCCGCCGCCACCACGTGCCTGATCTTCTTCACCGACTTTGGCGGCAAGAAGGACGAGGGCTGGGATTCGCCCCTCACCTGGGCATTTGGGGCGGGCCTGCTGGTGTCTGCTACCGCCTTCGTCTTGGTTGAGCGGCGCGCCGAGGACCCCATCATCCCGCTGAGGCTGTTCCGGAACCGGATCTTCATCAATGCCACGGCCATCGGCTTCACCCTGGGGCTGGGCATGTTCTCCGCCATCGCCTTCGTTCCCACGTTCCTGCAGATGTCCTCCGGCACCTCCGCCGCAGAATCCGGGCTCCTCATGCTTCCGATGATGGCCGGGCTCATGGGCACCTCCATCTACTCGGGCATCCGGATCTCAAGGACCGGCAAGTACAAGATGTTCCCGATCCTGGGCGCCGCGCTGACCATGGCCGCGATGCTGTGGATGACCACCCTTGCTGCCAGCACCCCCATCTGGGTCATCTGCCTCCAGCTGTTCGTCTTCGGTGCGGGCCTTGGCCTGATCATGCAGGTGGTGGTCCTGGTGGTCCAGAACTCGGTGCCGGCTGACCAGATCGGCACCGCCACCAGCACCAACAACTACTTCCGCGAGGTAGGCGCCGCCATGGGCGTGGCAGTGTTCGGCTCCATCTTCACCACCCGGCTTTCCGAGGCGCTGACCAACGCCTTCACGGGGGCAGGGGCGTCCGCTGAGCAGGCCGGGCAGTCCACCCGGACCCTGGACCCGCAGGCGCTGGGCCAACTCCCGGAACAGCTGCGCGACGCCATCGTGAACGCCTACGCCGATTCCCTGGCGCCCGTGTTCTGGTACCTGCTCCCCTTCATCGCCGTGGCCCTGCTGCTGGCCATCACGCTGAAGCAGATCCCGTTGTCCGACACCGCCGGTATGGTGGCACGCGGCGAAGCCGTGGGCGGGGAGGAAGCGGAGCGGCTCGCCGCCGGCCTTCACGGCACTACTGCCGGCGACGTGGAAGCCGGACGTGGCGGGGGCACGGTGAAGGACGACGACGGCGAGCTGGTTTCCCAGGGCCGCTGA
- a CDS encoding carbonic anhydrase: protein MTTNLTPALAWRRLREGNERFVNGESSHPNQNASRRSSLVDTQNPFAVIFGCSDSRLAAEIIFDVGLGDVFVVRTAGQVIDDAVLGSLEYSVAVLGVPLIVVLGHDSCGAVTATRDAVETGEMPAGFIRDLVERITPSVLTSLRNNQPEVNDMVVENVKQMSHRLADSSRVISDAIENGRTAVIGLSYRLAEGRADLVSGIGEL from the coding sequence GTGACGACTAACCTGACCCCTGCACTGGCCTGGCGCCGCCTGCGCGAAGGCAACGAACGTTTCGTAAACGGCGAGTCCTCCCATCCCAACCAGAACGCTTCGCGGCGCTCATCGCTGGTGGATACGCAAAATCCGTTCGCCGTGATTTTTGGCTGCTCCGACTCCCGGCTCGCTGCCGAAATTATCTTCGACGTCGGCCTCGGCGACGTCTTCGTGGTCCGCACCGCCGGACAAGTGATTGACGACGCCGTCCTGGGCTCGCTCGAATACAGCGTTGCGGTGCTGGGGGTGCCGCTGATCGTTGTGCTCGGGCATGACAGCTGCGGCGCAGTGACCGCCACCAGGGACGCTGTGGAGACGGGTGAAATGCCCGCAGGCTTCATCCGCGACCTCGTGGAACGCATTACGCCTTCCGTCCTGACGTCCCTGCGGAACAACCAGCCCGAGGTCAATGACATGGTGGTGGAGAACGTCAAGCAGATGTCCCATCGGCTTGCGGACAGTTCGCGTGTGATTTCGGACGCAATTGAAAACGGCCGCACTGCGGTCATCGGCCTCTCCTACCGCCTGGCAGAGGGCCGCGCCGACCTTGTTTCCGGAATCGGCGAGCTCTAG
- a CDS encoding GNAT family N-acetyltransferase, whose translation MTTMSSIWPLFDLRLTTPRLELRPITDQDIPAAVDAARSGIHDPATNPFSTPWTELPGDELGSNMARWYWRCRGEFTPEHWTLLLGIWHEGQFIGCQDVGAKDFTVLKTVTTGSWLKKSVQGRGLGREMRAAVVLWAFEWLGAEVAESEAAAWNSASLGVSRSLGYELNGTTRKAWGTKVETLQHVRLTPETFNRPDWELQVQGHDSAAKFLGVR comes from the coding sequence ATGACGACGATGAGCTCCATCTGGCCCCTGTTCGACCTCAGGCTGACCACGCCCCGGCTGGAGCTCCGGCCCATCACCGACCAGGACATCCCGGCGGCTGTCGACGCCGCCCGCAGCGGAATCCACGACCCCGCCACGAACCCGTTCAGCACGCCGTGGACCGAGCTGCCCGGTGACGAACTGGGCTCCAACATGGCTCGCTGGTACTGGCGCTGCCGCGGAGAGTTCACGCCGGAGCACTGGACGCTGCTCCTGGGGATCTGGCATGAAGGGCAGTTCATCGGGTGCCAGGACGTTGGCGCCAAGGACTTCACGGTGCTGAAGACCGTCACCACCGGCTCCTGGCTCAAGAAGTCCGTCCAGGGCCGGGGACTGGGCAGGGAGATGCGTGCCGCCGTCGTCCTGTGGGCCTTTGAGTGGCTCGGCGCGGAAGTCGCCGAGTCGGAGGCCGCCGCCTGGAACAGCGCCTCCCTGGGCGTCTCCCGTTCCCTCGGCTACGAACTCAACGGCACCACCCGCAAAGCCTGGGGCACCAAAGTCGAAACTCTCCAGCACGTCCGCCTCACCCCGGAAACCTTCAACCGCCCGGACTGGGAACTGCAGGTCCAAGGCCACGACTCAGCGGCCAAGTTCCTCGGCGTGCGTTGA
- a CDS encoding PhoH family protein — protein MATSEQLPEVLVGQGGKATSRAERATSVTGAATDAAAGLAVSGREADIHTFVIDTSVLLSDPRALLRFAEHEVVVPVVVITELEAKRHDPELGYFARNALRLLDDLRVKHGGLNQPLPIGNEGGTLMVELNHISTEVLPLGFRSGDNDSRILAVAKNLANEGRNVTVVSKDLPMRVKASAMGLTADEYRNELVKDSGWTGVAEVEADEQDIATLYGHEPVFIPAAAELPVNTGLVLLSNRGSALGRVGADKQVRLVKGDRDVFGLHGRSAEQRLAIDMLMDPGVGIVSIGGRAGTGKSALALCAGLEAVLERREHRKVIVFRPLFAVGGQELGYLPGSESEKMNPWAQAVFDTLGALVSQEVVEEVMDRGMLEVMPLTHIRGRSLHDAFVIVDEAQSLEKNVLLTVMSRMGQNSKIVLTHDVAQRDNLRVGRHDGIAAVVETLKGHPLFGHITLTRSERSPIAALVTELLEG, from the coding sequence GTGGCTACTTCTGAACAACTGCCCGAGGTCCTGGTTGGACAGGGCGGAAAAGCTACCTCTCGCGCCGAGCGAGCCACCTCTGTGACCGGCGCAGCAACTGATGCTGCGGCCGGTCTTGCTGTCTCCGGAAGGGAAGCCGACATCCACACCTTCGTCATCGACACCTCCGTCCTGCTCTCCGACCCGCGGGCACTCCTGCGCTTCGCCGAACATGAGGTGGTGGTCCCCGTCGTGGTCATCACCGAACTCGAAGCCAAACGGCACGATCCGGAACTGGGCTATTTCGCCCGGAATGCCCTGCGGCTCCTGGACGACCTCCGGGTCAAGCACGGCGGCCTGAACCAGCCCCTGCCCATCGGGAATGAGGGCGGCACCCTCATGGTGGAACTGAACCACATCTCCACAGAGGTGCTCCCGCTGGGCTTCCGCAGCGGGGACAATGACAGCCGCATCCTCGCCGTCGCCAAGAACCTGGCCAACGAGGGGCGCAACGTCACGGTTGTCTCCAAGGACCTGCCCATGCGCGTCAAAGCATCCGCCATGGGGCTTACTGCCGACGAGTACCGGAACGAGCTGGTCAAGGACTCCGGCTGGACCGGCGTTGCCGAAGTCGAGGCGGACGAACAGGACATCGCCACCCTCTACGGCCACGAACCCGTCTTCATCCCCGCCGCCGCGGAACTGCCCGTCAACACCGGGCTGGTGCTGCTCTCCAACCGCGGCTCCGCACTGGGCCGGGTGGGCGCCGACAAGCAGGTCCGCCTGGTCAAGGGCGACCGTGACGTGTTCGGCCTCCACGGCCGTTCCGCCGAACAGCGGCTGGCCATCGACATGCTGATGGATCCCGGCGTGGGCATCGTATCCATCGGTGGCCGCGCCGGCACCGGCAAGTCGGCACTGGCCCTCTGCGCGGGCCTCGAAGCTGTGCTGGAACGCCGCGAACACCGCAAAGTGATCGTCTTCCGGCCCCTTTTCGCGGTGGGCGGCCAGGAACTCGGTTACCTGCCGGGTTCCGAGTCCGAGAAAATGAACCCCTGGGCACAGGCAGTCTTTGACACCCTGGGCGCCCTGGTCAGCCAGGAAGTGGTGGAAGAGGTCATGGACCGGGGAATGCTCGAGGTCATGCCCCTCACCCACATCCGCGGACGTTCCCTCCACGATGCCTTCGTGATCGTCGATGAGGCCCAGTCCCTCGAAAAGAACGTCCTCCTCACCGTCATGAGCCGCATGGGCCAGAACTCCAAGATCGTGCTCACCCACGACGTCGCCCAGCGTGACAACCTGCGCGTGGGACGCCACGATGGAATCGCCGCCGTCGTCGAAACCCTGAAAGGACACCCCCTCTTCGGCCACATCACCCTGACCCGCTCGGAACGTTCACCGATCGCGGCCCTGGTGACGGAACTCCTGGAGGGCTGA
- a CDS encoding A24 family peptidase — protein sequence MIGRLGELWQHTPLAFWLVLAACLYFAVMAVRLTIIDVRHHLLPNRIVFPSYAVVSVLLLAAAAVAWTSPFQAAGDTTGILSAPALRVVAGAGILWLFYFVLRFVYPPGMGFGDVKLAGVLGMYLGYLSWGHLFAGTFLAFLLGGLWSVALLAARRGTLKSSIPFGPFMLAGAAAAMLLPA from the coding sequence GTGATTGGACGACTCGGTGAACTCTGGCAGCACACCCCGCTTGCCTTCTGGCTGGTGCTGGCGGCCTGCCTCTACTTTGCGGTGATGGCGGTGCGGCTGACCATCATCGACGTTCGGCACCACCTCCTGCCCAACCGGATCGTCTTTCCGTCCTATGCGGTGGTAAGCGTGCTCCTGCTGGCGGCAGCCGCCGTTGCCTGGACCAGCCCGTTCCAGGCGGCCGGTGACACCACAGGGATCCTGTCGGCCCCCGCCCTCCGCGTGGTGGCCGGGGCCGGAATCCTGTGGCTGTTCTACTTTGTCCTCCGGTTCGTCTATCCGCCCGGCATGGGGTTCGGTGACGTTAAGCTCGCGGGAGTGCTGGGCATGTACCTTGGCTATCTCAGCTGGGGACACCTCTTCGCGGGGACCTTCCTGGCCTTCCTGCTGGGCGGCCTGTGGTCCGTAGCCCTTCTTGCCGCCCGGCGGGGGACCTTGAAGTCGTCCATCCCGTTCGGGCCGTTCATGCTCGCCGGGGCCGCAGCCGCCATGCTGCTTCCCGCCTGA
- a CDS encoding hemolysin III family protein, with protein sequence MNSDSPQASPAPRPEDWNSSQDPEPSAVDDAAVRLAELLMVKPKWRGWIHTVTAPLALAAGVILVVLAPTVDRRVTSAIYAATGVLLFGVSAVYHRGNWSPRVKLILKRLDHTNIMLVIAGTYTPLAWTLLERQQAVVLLWVIWAGAILGVLFRLLWTDAPRWLYVPIYIALGCGALFYLPQFFQASIPAAVLICVGGVLYITGAVFYALKKPNFSYYHFGFHELFHAFTVFAFAAHFVAIALAVLA encoded by the coding sequence ATGAACAGCGACTCCCCGCAGGCCTCCCCGGCGCCCCGGCCCGAGGACTGGAACTCCAGCCAGGATCCGGAGCCCAGCGCGGTGGATGATGCCGCGGTCCGCCTGGCGGAACTACTGATGGTCAAGCCCAAATGGCGCGGCTGGATCCACACCGTCACGGCCCCGCTGGCACTTGCCGCAGGGGTCATCCTGGTTGTCCTCGCCCCCACGGTTGACCGCCGGGTCACGTCTGCCATCTACGCTGCCACCGGCGTTCTGCTGTTCGGTGTCAGCGCCGTCTACCATCGCGGCAATTGGTCCCCGCGGGTCAAGCTCATCCTGAAGCGGCTGGACCATACCAACATCATGCTGGTGATCGCCGGCACGTACACGCCACTGGCATGGACCCTGCTGGAACGCCAGCAGGCTGTGGTGCTCCTGTGGGTGATCTGGGCCGGAGCCATCCTCGGAGTGCTGTTCCGGCTGCTCTGGACTGATGCGCCGCGCTGGCTCTACGTTCCGATCTACATCGCGCTGGGCTGCGGCGCGCTGTTCTACCTGCCGCAGTTCTTCCAGGCCAGCATTCCGGCAGCAGTGCTGATCTGCGTGGGCGGCGTCCTCTACATCACGGGCGCTGTCTTTTACGCCCTCAAGAAGCCCAACTTCAGCTACTACCACTTCGGCTTCCACGAACTGTTCCACGCGTTCACCGTGTTTGCCTTCGCAGCCCACTTCGTGGCGATCGCGCTGGCGGTCCTCGCCTAA
- a CDS encoding DUF4245 domain-containing protein: MQEATSPSSGPAQPDGRPGAADSSADTPVKPVIPAAAAKRANASVIGMIIALVLSIAAFLPVVLMNPQPKSEGYRPDIDVASVARNAADVAGFTPVAPDTGNAFRANYARWEAGTGSGVPTWEVGYVTPKTSFIALVQTTQANPTWLLQQTKNAPVTGSRNAGGREWELRDTGKGEKSMVLNYRGSTVVLSGAAQLDEFATLAAAVVNSLESNPAVTVSPSAGPTP, encoded by the coding sequence ATGCAGGAAGCCACCAGTCCCAGCTCCGGCCCGGCACAGCCCGATGGCCGTCCCGGCGCCGCGGACAGCAGCGCCGATACCCCGGTGAAGCCCGTCATTCCGGCGGCCGCGGCCAAGCGCGCCAATGCTTCGGTGATCGGCATGATCATTGCCCTGGTGCTCAGCATCGCGGCGTTCCTGCCCGTTGTCCTCATGAATCCGCAGCCCAAAAGCGAGGGGTACCGCCCGGACATCGACGTGGCGTCGGTGGCCCGGAACGCGGCAGATGTGGCGGGATTCACACCCGTTGCGCCGGACACCGGCAACGCCTTCCGGGCAAATTACGCCCGGTGGGAAGCAGGGACGGGCAGCGGCGTGCCTACCTGGGAGGTTGGCTACGTGACCCCCAAGACGTCCTTCATCGCCTTGGTGCAGACCACGCAGGCCAACCCCACCTGGCTGCTCCAGCAGACCAAAAACGCCCCCGTTACCGGCTCGCGGAATGCCGGTGGCCGGGAATGGGAACTGCGTGACACCGGCAAGGGCGAAAAGTCGATGGTCCTGAACTACCGCGGCAGCACCGTCGTCCTCTCCGGTGCAGCGCAACTGGACGAGTTCGCAACCCTCGCGGCCGCCGTCGTGAACTCCCTGGAGAGCAACCCGGCCGTCACGGTTTCACCGTCGGCGGGTCCCACCCCGTAA
- the mca gene encoding mycothiol conjugate amidase Mca: MTAPSKSQVPLRLLAVHAHPDDESSKGAATMAMYASNGVDVLVATCTDGSRGDIQNPAVEGEPHPKRDMAVARRLEMQRAAAILGIRQRWLGFVDSGLPEGDPLPPLPAGSFATLPLQQAAAPLVRLVRSFKPHVILSYDENGGYPHPDHIMAHRVAVEAFEAAGDPERYPDAGEAWEPSKLYYDRAFSPERFRALHFALEEAGLQSPYAERLAAWLESDAEGHTPPPAAHPTTTQVDCGDFFEMRDDALRAHRTQVDPLGFFFAVSPDMQRRVWPWEDYSLIHSRVPSELPEKDLFAGLR; encoded by the coding sequence ATGACAGCGCCCAGCAAATCCCAGGTGCCGCTCCGGCTGCTCGCGGTCCACGCCCACCCGGATGACGAATCCAGCAAGGGTGCTGCGACCATGGCCATGTATGCATCCAACGGCGTGGATGTCCTGGTGGCAACCTGCACGGACGGCTCCCGCGGCGACATCCAGAACCCGGCAGTTGAAGGTGAGCCGCATCCCAAGCGGGACATGGCCGTCGCGCGCAGGCTGGAGATGCAGCGGGCCGCTGCCATCCTGGGCATCCGCCAGCGGTGGCTGGGCTTTGTAGACTCCGGCCTCCCGGAGGGCGACCCGCTCCCGCCCCTTCCGGCCGGCTCCTTCGCCACCCTGCCCCTGCAACAGGCGGCCGCGCCCCTGGTGCGGCTGGTCCGGTCCTTCAAGCCGCACGTCATCCTCAGTTATGACGAGAATGGCGGCTACCCCCACCCGGACCACATCATGGCCCACAGGGTAGCCGTGGAGGCGTTTGAGGCAGCAGGGGATCCGGAACGCTACCCGGACGCGGGGGAGGCGTGGGAGCCCAGCAAGCTCTATTACGACCGGGCCTTCAGCCCGGAGAGGTTCCGGGCACTGCACTTTGCGCTCGAAGAGGCAGGTCTGCAGTCCCCGTATGCCGAGCGCCTGGCCGCGTGGCTGGAGTCTGATGCGGAGGGGCACACGCCACCTCCTGCCGCCCACCCCACCACCACCCAGGTGGACTGCGGCGACTTCTTCGAAATGCGCGACGACGCACTGCGCGCCCACCGCACGCAGGTGGACCCGCTGGGGTTCTTCTTCGCGGTGTCGCCGGACATGCAGCGCCGGGTCTGGCCTTGGGAAGACTACTCCCTGATCCACTCCCGGGTGCCGTCCGAACTCCCCGAGAAGGACCTGTTCGCCGGGCTAAGATAG
- a CDS encoding TetR/AcrR family transcriptional regulator has product MTNSATSDPGLRERKRAATRRAITAAARSMTAEHGLTGYTVEEVCEAAGISRRTFFNYFPTKEDAIIGHVDDDIPSDIIEDFIAGGAGSPAGQISPTLFRDLVTLSLRLAEGMSASEEDTRQLIGVVRKEPQLILRIIGVTEQREAQFARDVARRERVSADHPVVQMAVVLLSTIARKSSMAYFSDGNTRSYPDLLLENISAASVLFSQPFNTPDTPAAEGQS; this is encoded by the coding sequence GTGACAAACAGTGCAACTTCCGATCCCGGCCTGCGTGAACGCAAGCGGGCTGCAACCCGGCGCGCCATCACTGCTGCCGCGCGGAGCATGACCGCCGAGCACGGGCTCACCGGCTATACCGTGGAGGAAGTGTGCGAGGCCGCGGGCATCTCCCGCCGGACTTTCTTCAACTACTTCCCCACCAAGGAAGACGCCATCATCGGCCACGTGGACGATGACATTCCGTCCGACATCATCGAGGACTTCATTGCCGGCGGAGCCGGATCACCGGCCGGACAGATCTCCCCAACGCTCTTTCGGGACCTGGTGACACTCTCCCTGCGATTAGCCGAAGGCATGTCAGCCTCGGAAGAAGACACCCGGCAGCTCATCGGGGTGGTCCGCAAGGAACCGCAGCTCATCCTCAGGATCATCGGCGTCACGGAGCAGCGCGAGGCCCAGTTCGCCCGGGACGTCGCCCGGCGTGAAAGAGTGTCCGCCGACCACCCGGTGGTGCAGATGGCCGTGGTGCTGCTCAGCACCATCGCCCGCAAGAGCAGCATGGCCTACTTCTCCGACGGCAACACCCGCAGCTACCCGGACCTGCTGCTGGAGAACATTTCCGCCGCCAGCGTCCTGTTTTCACAACCGTTCAACACCCCTGACACCCCCGCAGCAGAAGGACAATCATGA